A genomic stretch from Lathyrus oleraceus cultivar Zhongwan6 chromosome 2, CAAS_Psat_ZW6_1.0, whole genome shotgun sequence includes:
- the LOC127117507 gene encoding histidine kinase 2 isoform X3 → MMQILSNCIDEKRIQILLSSGIVNTPHSICPKSQEFSKESQCVAESLEECPVRDDFVEARTGLSFSFPWKTYVTLDFVPWSKLVNVLLCWIVIVVIMSLKLSGLCLISRSPRQKLRQDNRAGQQKPLQHITHGHSKAAGRWRKKLLVIFVSLGIVGSAWLFWHLNSDIVQRREEMLATMCDERAGMLQDQFNVSLNHVHALAILVSTFHHGKHPSAVDQNIFGEYTESSAFERPLTSGVAYALKVLHSDRMNFEKQHGWTIKKMETENEALVQDCIPESLDPAPIQDEYAPVIFAQETVSHIVSIDMMSGKEDRENILRARASGKGVLTSPFKLLKSNHLGVVLTFAVYGSKLPPDATPKQRTEATVGYLGASYDVPSLVDKLLHQLASKQTIVVNVYDTTNASAHITMYGTDVVDTGLLHVSGLDFGDPLRKHEMHCRFVFTIKFYFMIKQELNCHIGIFLIFFARFKHMPPFPWTAINASVGVFVITLLLGHIFHAAINRIAQVEDDYRRMKELMVRAEAADVAKSQFLATVSHEIRTPMNGVLGMLQMLMDTDLDDNQIDCAQTAHDSGKDLISVISEVLEQAKIEAGRLELEAVAFHPHAILDEVLSHFSEKSIEKRIELAVYASKQVPQVVIGDPKRFRQIITNLVGNSLKFTHDKGHVFVSIHLSNEVKNPLHIMDPVLREGLNTSHDISERTCNTLSGFPVGNRWESWEDFKKLNLAEESETVQLLVTVEDTGIGIPTDAQSRIFTPFMQADSSTSRTYGGTGIGLSISKCLVDLMGGEIGFVSEPEIGSTFSFTGNFRKGETESRDGKLQKNNPEFQGLKALVVDRRKIRAEVTRYHLQRLGMSVDVNFCLSETCNSSMSTRLAMILIEKDCWDKESSSLYEIKKHVHNGIKEDPLKFSKIFLLSTHLSFGERNELKSDGIVDDILMKPLWLNALIRYYRESLGIGRKQITRKKVSKLGNLLIHKRILVVDDNAVNRKVAEGVLRKYGAVVTCVEGGKAALKMLKPPHNFDACFMDLQMPEMDGFEVTRQIRYMENEVNERIACGQALAEMFGNNSHWHTPILAMTAHVTPASNEECKKCGMDDYVSKPFEEEQLYMAVARVFNFGS, encoded by the exons ATGATGCAGATTTTGTCCAACTGTATTGATGAAAAAAGGATTCAAATACTGTTAAGCAGTGGCATAGTCAACACTCCACATTCAATTTGTCCGAAGAGTCAAGAGTTTTCGAAGGAGAGTCAATGTGTTGCAGAGTCTCTAGAAGAATGTCCGGTTCGTGATGATTTCGTTGAGGCAAGGACTGGATTATCATTCTCTTTCCCATGGAAAACATATGTGACTTTGGATTTCGTGCCGTGGTCCAAGTTGGTTAATGTTTTGCTCTGTTGGATCGTTATTGTAGTTATAATGTCACTCAAGTTGTCTGGCTTGTGTTTAATAAGTAGGAGTCCGAGGCAGAAGCTACGTCAGGATAATCGAGCTGGTCAACAAAAGCCGCTTCAACATATTACGCATGGTCATTCGAAGGCTGCTGGGAGGTGGAGAAAAAAGTTGCTAGTTATTTTCGTCTCACTTGGAATTGTCGGTTCCGCGTGGCTATTTTGGCACCTGAATTCTGATATTGTGCAAAGAAGAGAAGAAATGCTTGCCACTATGTGTGACGAGCGAGCCGGTATGCTGCAAGATCAATTTAATGTGAGCTTGAACCATGTTCACGCTCTCGCTATTCTCGTGTCTACATTTCATCATGGTAAACATCCTTCTGCAGTCGACCAG AATATTTTTGGAGAATATACCGAGAGTTCTGCATTTGAGAGACCACTTACGAGTGGTGTTGCTTATGCTTTGAAAGTTCTGCATTCCGATAGGATGAATTTTGAGAAGCAGCATGGGTGGACAATTAAGAAAATGGAAACCGAGAACGAGGCATTAGTTCAAGATTGTATTCCGGAAAGCTTGGATCCGGCGCCCATTCAAGATGAATATGCACCAGTTATATTTGCTCAAGAAACCGTTTCTCATATTGTATCAATTGACATGATGTCAGGGAAG GAAGATCGGGAGAATATTTTGCGAGCAAGGGCGTCCGGAAAGGGTGTTCTGACATCCCCGTTTAAACTACTAAAGTCCAATCACTTAGGTGTTGTACTTACGTTTGCTGTCTATGGCTCTAAGCTTCCTCCAGATGCTACACCCAAACAGCGTACTGAAGCTACTGTCGGGTATTTGGGTGCATCTTACGATGTTCCGTCATTGGTAGACAAGCTTCTTCACCAACTTGCCAGCAAGCAAACTATTGTTGTTAATGTTTACGACACAACTAATGCATCTGCGCATATTACAATGTATGGTACCGATGTTGTTGATACTGGCCTACTACACGTAAGCGGTCTAGATTTTGGGGATCCGCTACGAAAACATGAAATGCACTGCAGGTTTGTTTTCACTATAAAGTTCTATTTTAtgatcaaacaagaattgaatTGTCATATcggtatatttttaattttttttgcCAGGTTCAAGCATATGCCTCCATTTCCTTGGACAGCAATCAATGCATCCGTGGGAGTTTTTGTTATTACCTTGCTTCTTGGACATATATTTCATGCGGCAATAAATCGAATAGCTCAAGTAGAGGATGACTATCGTCGGATGAAAGAGCTCATGGTTCGCGCTGAGGCTGCAGATGTCGCAAAATCTCAGTTTCTTGCGACAGTTTCGCATGAGATCAGGACTCCAATGAATGGTGTTTTAGGTATGCTGCAAATGTTGATGGATACTGACCTTGATGACAATCAGATCGATTGTGCCCAAACTGCTCACGATAGTGGTAAAGATCTTATATCGGTCATAAGTGAGGTTCTCGAACAAGCTAAGATTGAGGCCGGAAGGCTTGAACTCGAAGCTGTAGCTTTTCATCCACATGCTATTCTTGATGAAGTTCTATCACATTTCTCTGAAAAATCCATTGAAAAACGAATCGAG TTGGCTGTTTATGCGTCCAAACAAGTACCTCAAGTTGTCATCGGTGATCCTAAACGCTTCCGGCAAATAATTACCAATCTTGTCGGAAACTCACTTAAG TTCACTCACGATAAAGGACATGTTTTTGTCTCGATTCATCTTTCAAATGAAGTGAAGAATCCACTTCATATCATGGATCCAGTGCTGAGAGAAGGCTTAAACACGAGTCACGACATATCGGAAAGAACATGTAACACGTTGAGTGGATTTCCGGTAGGCAACAGATGGGAAAGCTGGGAAGATTTTAAAAAGTTAAATTTGGCAGAAGAGTCTGAAACTGTTCAACTACTAGTAACGGTTGAGGACACTGGTATAGGAATTCCGACCGATGCACAAAGCCGGATATTCACGCCTTTTATGCAGGCTGATAGTTCTACATCTCGAACATACGGTGGAACTGGAATAGGATTGAGCATTAGTAAATGTCTAGTTGACCTCATGGGAGGAGAAATTGGATTTGTAAGTGAGCCTGAAATCGGAAGTACTTTTTCGTTTACAGGAAATTTCAGAAAAGGAGAAACCGAATCTCGTGATGGAAAGTTGCAGAAGAACAATCCTGAGTTCCAAGGATTGAAAGCTTTAGTAGTAGATAGAAGAAAAATCCGAGCCGAGGTTACACGTTATCACCTGCAGAGGTTAGGGATGTCTGTGGATGTAAATTTTTGTCTATCCGAAACTTGTAACTCAAG TATGTCAACACGACTGGCCATGATTCTTATAGAGAAGGATTGTTGGGACAAGGAAAGTAGTAGCTTATACGAAATCAAGAAACACGTACATAATGGCATCAAAGAGGACCCGTTAAAGTTTTCGAAGATTTTTCTCCTGTCCACCCATCTAAGCTTCGGCGAGCGCAACGAGCTGAAGTCAGATGGTATCGTAGATGATATACTAATGAAGCCTCTTTGGCTAAATGCTTTGATTCGATACTACAGAGAATCCCTTGGAATTGGGAGAAAACAAATCACTAGAAAGAAAGTATCCAAACTTGGAAATTTGTTAATACACAAACGAATTTTGGTGGTTGATGATAATGCGGTGAACAGAAAAGTTGCAGAAGGTGTTCTGCGGAAATACGGGGCCGTAGTTACTTGTGTTGAGGGCGGTAAGGCTGCTCTAAAGATGCTTAAACCACCGCATAATTTTGATGCTTGTTTCATGGATCTCCAAATGCCAGAAATGGACGG TTTTGAGGTGACGAGGCAAATCCGGTATATGGAAAACGAGGTAAATGAAAGAATCGCTTGCGGGCAAGCATTGGCAGAGATGTTTGGCAACAATTCTCATTGGCACACTCCAATATTAGCTATGACAGCTCATGTAACTCCGGCGTCAAATGAAGAATGCAAAAAATGTGGGATGGACGACTACGTGTCAAAGCCATTCGAAGAAGAGCAGCTCTATATGGCAGTTGCACGAGTCTTCAATTTCGGGTCATAG
- the LOC127117507 gene encoding histidine kinase 2 isoform X1, with the protein MSVNGRVSASNGRLSQKIKSRKGNESSFHVSNSTWTCLWKPFLFWVFGVFVAIGSVWFIFNSFNYKPLTNEAACEKSTQTLLQRYNVSRKQLHALASLFSGSDQILSNCIDEKRIQILLSSGIVNTPHSICPKSQEFSKESQCVAESLEECPVRDDFVEARTGLSFSFPWKTYVTLDFVPWSKLVNVLLCWIVIVVIMSLKLSGLCLISRSPRQKLRQDNRAGQQKPLQHITHGHSKAAGRWRKKLLVIFVSLGIVGSAWLFWHLNSDIVQRREEMLATMCDERAGMLQDQFNVSLNHVHALAILVSTFHHGKHPSAVDQNIFGEYTESSAFERPLTSGVAYALKVLHSDRMNFEKQHGWTIKKMETENEALVQDCIPESLDPAPIQDEYAPVIFAQETVSHIVSIDMMSGKEDRENILRARASGKGVLTSPFKLLKSNHLGVVLTFAVYGSKLPPDATPKQRTEATVGYLGASYDVPSLVDKLLHQLASKQTIVVNVYDTTNASAHITMYGTDVVDTGLLHVSGLDFGDPLRKHEMHCRFVFTIKFYFMIKQELNCHIGIFLIFFARFKHMPPFPWTAINASVGVFVITLLLGHIFHAAINRIAQVEDDYRRMKELMVRAEAADVAKSQFLATVSHEIRTPMNGVLGMLQMLMDTDLDDNQIDCAQTAHDSGKDLISVISEVLEQAKIEAGRLELEAVAFHPHAILDEVLSHFSEKSIEKRIELAVYASKQVPQVVIGDPKRFRQIITNLVGNSLKFTHDKGHVFVSIHLSNEVKNPLHIMDPVLREGLNTSHDISERTCNTLSGFPVGNRWESWEDFKKLNLAEESETVQLLVTVEDTGIGIPTDAQSRIFTPFMQADSSTSRTYGGTGIGLSISKCLVDLMGGEIGFVSEPEIGSTFSFTGNFRKGETESRDGKLQKNNPEFQGLKALVVDRRKIRAEVTRYHLQRLGMSVDVNFCLSETCNSSMSTRLAMILIEKDCWDKESSSLYEIKKHVHNGIKEDPLKFSKIFLLSTHLSFGERNELKSDGIVDDILMKPLWLNALIRYYRESLGIGRKQITRKKVSKLGNLLIHKRILVVDDNAVNRKVAEGVLRKYGAVVTCVEGGKAALKMLKPPHNFDACFMDLQMPEMDGFEVTRQIRYMENEVNERIACGQALAEMFGNNSHWHTPILAMTAHVTPASNEECKKCGMDDYVSKPFEEEQLYMAVARVFNFGS; encoded by the exons ATGTCTGTGAATGGAAGAGTTTCTGCTTCAAATGGAAGATTGTCACAGAAAATCAAATCTAGGAAAGGAAATGAGTCTTCTTTCCATGTGTCTAATTCTACTTGGACATGTTTGTGGAAACCATTTCTCTTTTGGGTTTTTGGTGTTTTTGTTGCTATAGGGAGTGTTTGGTTTATCTTTAATAGTTTCAATTACAAGCCTTTGACTAATGAAGCAGCTTGTGAAAAAAGTACACAAACGTTGCTACAACGTTACAATGTCAGTAGGAAACAGCTTCATGCTTTGGCTTCCTTGTTCTCTGGATCAGATCAG ATTTTGTCCAACTGTATTGATGAAAAAAGGATTCAAATACTGTTAAGCAGTGGCATAGTCAACACTCCACATTCAATTTGTCCGAAGAGTCAAGAGTTTTCGAAGGAGAGTCAATGTGTTGCAGAGTCTCTAGAAGAATGTCCGGTTCGTGATGATTTCGTTGAGGCAAGGACTGGATTATCATTCTCTTTCCCATGGAAAACATATGTGACTTTGGATTTCGTGCCGTGGTCCAAGTTGGTTAATGTTTTGCTCTGTTGGATCGTTATTGTAGTTATAATGTCACTCAAGTTGTCTGGCTTGTGTTTAATAAGTAGGAGTCCGAGGCAGAAGCTACGTCAGGATAATCGAGCTGGTCAACAAAAGCCGCTTCAACATATTACGCATGGTCATTCGAAGGCTGCTGGGAGGTGGAGAAAAAAGTTGCTAGTTATTTTCGTCTCACTTGGAATTGTCGGTTCCGCGTGGCTATTTTGGCACCTGAATTCTGATATTGTGCAAAGAAGAGAAGAAATGCTTGCCACTATGTGTGACGAGCGAGCCGGTATGCTGCAAGATCAATTTAATGTGAGCTTGAACCATGTTCACGCTCTCGCTATTCTCGTGTCTACATTTCATCATGGTAAACATCCTTCTGCAGTCGACCAG AATATTTTTGGAGAATATACCGAGAGTTCTGCATTTGAGAGACCACTTACGAGTGGTGTTGCTTATGCTTTGAAAGTTCTGCATTCCGATAGGATGAATTTTGAGAAGCAGCATGGGTGGACAATTAAGAAAATGGAAACCGAGAACGAGGCATTAGTTCAAGATTGTATTCCGGAAAGCTTGGATCCGGCGCCCATTCAAGATGAATATGCACCAGTTATATTTGCTCAAGAAACCGTTTCTCATATTGTATCAATTGACATGATGTCAGGGAAG GAAGATCGGGAGAATATTTTGCGAGCAAGGGCGTCCGGAAAGGGTGTTCTGACATCCCCGTTTAAACTACTAAAGTCCAATCACTTAGGTGTTGTACTTACGTTTGCTGTCTATGGCTCTAAGCTTCCTCCAGATGCTACACCCAAACAGCGTACTGAAGCTACTGTCGGGTATTTGGGTGCATCTTACGATGTTCCGTCATTGGTAGACAAGCTTCTTCACCAACTTGCCAGCAAGCAAACTATTGTTGTTAATGTTTACGACACAACTAATGCATCTGCGCATATTACAATGTATGGTACCGATGTTGTTGATACTGGCCTACTACACGTAAGCGGTCTAGATTTTGGGGATCCGCTACGAAAACATGAAATGCACTGCAGGTTTGTTTTCACTATAAAGTTCTATTTTAtgatcaaacaagaattgaatTGTCATATcggtatatttttaattttttttgcCAGGTTCAAGCATATGCCTCCATTTCCTTGGACAGCAATCAATGCATCCGTGGGAGTTTTTGTTATTACCTTGCTTCTTGGACATATATTTCATGCGGCAATAAATCGAATAGCTCAAGTAGAGGATGACTATCGTCGGATGAAAGAGCTCATGGTTCGCGCTGAGGCTGCAGATGTCGCAAAATCTCAGTTTCTTGCGACAGTTTCGCATGAGATCAGGACTCCAATGAATGGTGTTTTAGGTATGCTGCAAATGTTGATGGATACTGACCTTGATGACAATCAGATCGATTGTGCCCAAACTGCTCACGATAGTGGTAAAGATCTTATATCGGTCATAAGTGAGGTTCTCGAACAAGCTAAGATTGAGGCCGGAAGGCTTGAACTCGAAGCTGTAGCTTTTCATCCACATGCTATTCTTGATGAAGTTCTATCACATTTCTCTGAAAAATCCATTGAAAAACGAATCGAG TTGGCTGTTTATGCGTCCAAACAAGTACCTCAAGTTGTCATCGGTGATCCTAAACGCTTCCGGCAAATAATTACCAATCTTGTCGGAAACTCACTTAAG TTCACTCACGATAAAGGACATGTTTTTGTCTCGATTCATCTTTCAAATGAAGTGAAGAATCCACTTCATATCATGGATCCAGTGCTGAGAGAAGGCTTAAACACGAGTCACGACATATCGGAAAGAACATGTAACACGTTGAGTGGATTTCCGGTAGGCAACAGATGGGAAAGCTGGGAAGATTTTAAAAAGTTAAATTTGGCAGAAGAGTCTGAAACTGTTCAACTACTAGTAACGGTTGAGGACACTGGTATAGGAATTCCGACCGATGCACAAAGCCGGATATTCACGCCTTTTATGCAGGCTGATAGTTCTACATCTCGAACATACGGTGGAACTGGAATAGGATTGAGCATTAGTAAATGTCTAGTTGACCTCATGGGAGGAGAAATTGGATTTGTAAGTGAGCCTGAAATCGGAAGTACTTTTTCGTTTACAGGAAATTTCAGAAAAGGAGAAACCGAATCTCGTGATGGAAAGTTGCAGAAGAACAATCCTGAGTTCCAAGGATTGAAAGCTTTAGTAGTAGATAGAAGAAAAATCCGAGCCGAGGTTACACGTTATCACCTGCAGAGGTTAGGGATGTCTGTGGATGTAAATTTTTGTCTATCCGAAACTTGTAACTCAAG TATGTCAACACGACTGGCCATGATTCTTATAGAGAAGGATTGTTGGGACAAGGAAAGTAGTAGCTTATACGAAATCAAGAAACACGTACATAATGGCATCAAAGAGGACCCGTTAAAGTTTTCGAAGATTTTTCTCCTGTCCACCCATCTAAGCTTCGGCGAGCGCAACGAGCTGAAGTCAGATGGTATCGTAGATGATATACTAATGAAGCCTCTTTGGCTAAATGCTTTGATTCGATACTACAGAGAATCCCTTGGAATTGGGAGAAAACAAATCACTAGAAAGAAAGTATCCAAACTTGGAAATTTGTTAATACACAAACGAATTTTGGTGGTTGATGATAATGCGGTGAACAGAAAAGTTGCAGAAGGTGTTCTGCGGAAATACGGGGCCGTAGTTACTTGTGTTGAGGGCGGTAAGGCTGCTCTAAAGATGCTTAAACCACCGCATAATTTTGATGCTTGTTTCATGGATCTCCAAATGCCAGAAATGGACGG TTTTGAGGTGACGAGGCAAATCCGGTATATGGAAAACGAGGTAAATGAAAGAATCGCTTGCGGGCAAGCATTGGCAGAGATGTTTGGCAACAATTCTCATTGGCACACTCCAATATTAGCTATGACAGCTCATGTAACTCCGGCGTCAAATGAAGAATGCAAAAAATGTGGGATGGACGACTACGTGTCAAAGCCATTCGAAGAAGAGCAGCTCTATATGGCAGTTGCACGAGTCTTCAATTTCGGGTCATAG
- the LOC127117507 gene encoding histidine kinase 2 isoform X2, with the protein MSVNGRVSASNGRLSQKIKSRKGNESSFHVSNSTWTCLWKPFLFWVFGVFVAIGSVWFIFNSFNYKPLTNEAACEKSTQTLLQRYNVSRKQLHALASLFSGSDQILSNCIDEKRIQILLSSGIVNTPHSICPKSQEFSKESQCVAESLEECPVRDDFVEARTGLSFSFPWKTYVTLDFVPWSKLVNVLLCWIVIVVIMSLKLSGLCLISRSPRQKLRQDNRAGQQKPLQHITHGHSKAAGRWRKKLLVIFVSLGIVGSAWLFWHLNSDIVQRREEMLATMCDERAGMLQDQFNVSLNHVHALAILVSTFHHGKHPSAVDQNIFGEYTESSAFERPLTSGVAYALKVLHSDRMNFEKQHGWTIKKMETENEALVQDCIPESLDPAPIQDEYAPVIFAQETVSHIVSIDMMSGKEDRENILRARASGKGVLTSPFKLLKSNHLGVVLTFAVYGSKLPPDATPKQRTEATVGYLGASYDVPSLVDKLLHQLASKQTIVVNVYDTTNASAHITMYGTDVVDTGLLHVSGLDFGDPLRKHEMHCRFKHMPPFPWTAINASVGVFVITLLLGHIFHAAINRIAQVEDDYRRMKELMVRAEAADVAKSQFLATVSHEIRTPMNGVLGMLQMLMDTDLDDNQIDCAQTAHDSGKDLISVISEVLEQAKIEAGRLELEAVAFHPHAILDEVLSHFSEKSIEKRIELAVYASKQVPQVVIGDPKRFRQIITNLVGNSLKFTHDKGHVFVSIHLSNEVKNPLHIMDPVLREGLNTSHDISERTCNTLSGFPVGNRWESWEDFKKLNLAEESETVQLLVTVEDTGIGIPTDAQSRIFTPFMQADSSTSRTYGGTGIGLSISKCLVDLMGGEIGFVSEPEIGSTFSFTGNFRKGETESRDGKLQKNNPEFQGLKALVVDRRKIRAEVTRYHLQRLGMSVDVNFCLSETCNSSMSTRLAMILIEKDCWDKESSSLYEIKKHVHNGIKEDPLKFSKIFLLSTHLSFGERNELKSDGIVDDILMKPLWLNALIRYYRESLGIGRKQITRKKVSKLGNLLIHKRILVVDDNAVNRKVAEGVLRKYGAVVTCVEGGKAALKMLKPPHNFDACFMDLQMPEMDGFEVTRQIRYMENEVNERIACGQALAEMFGNNSHWHTPILAMTAHVTPASNEECKKCGMDDYVSKPFEEEQLYMAVARVFNFGS; encoded by the exons ATGTCTGTGAATGGAAGAGTTTCTGCTTCAAATGGAAGATTGTCACAGAAAATCAAATCTAGGAAAGGAAATGAGTCTTCTTTCCATGTGTCTAATTCTACTTGGACATGTTTGTGGAAACCATTTCTCTTTTGGGTTTTTGGTGTTTTTGTTGCTATAGGGAGTGTTTGGTTTATCTTTAATAGTTTCAATTACAAGCCTTTGACTAATGAAGCAGCTTGTGAAAAAAGTACACAAACGTTGCTACAACGTTACAATGTCAGTAGGAAACAGCTTCATGCTTTGGCTTCCTTGTTCTCTGGATCAGATCAG ATTTTGTCCAACTGTATTGATGAAAAAAGGATTCAAATACTGTTAAGCAGTGGCATAGTCAACACTCCACATTCAATTTGTCCGAAGAGTCAAGAGTTTTCGAAGGAGAGTCAATGTGTTGCAGAGTCTCTAGAAGAATGTCCGGTTCGTGATGATTTCGTTGAGGCAAGGACTGGATTATCATTCTCTTTCCCATGGAAAACATATGTGACTTTGGATTTCGTGCCGTGGTCCAAGTTGGTTAATGTTTTGCTCTGTTGGATCGTTATTGTAGTTATAATGTCACTCAAGTTGTCTGGCTTGTGTTTAATAAGTAGGAGTCCGAGGCAGAAGCTACGTCAGGATAATCGAGCTGGTCAACAAAAGCCGCTTCAACATATTACGCATGGTCATTCGAAGGCTGCTGGGAGGTGGAGAAAAAAGTTGCTAGTTATTTTCGTCTCACTTGGAATTGTCGGTTCCGCGTGGCTATTTTGGCACCTGAATTCTGATATTGTGCAAAGAAGAGAAGAAATGCTTGCCACTATGTGTGACGAGCGAGCCGGTATGCTGCAAGATCAATTTAATGTGAGCTTGAACCATGTTCACGCTCTCGCTATTCTCGTGTCTACATTTCATCATGGTAAACATCCTTCTGCAGTCGACCAG AATATTTTTGGAGAATATACCGAGAGTTCTGCATTTGAGAGACCACTTACGAGTGGTGTTGCTTATGCTTTGAAAGTTCTGCATTCCGATAGGATGAATTTTGAGAAGCAGCATGGGTGGACAATTAAGAAAATGGAAACCGAGAACGAGGCATTAGTTCAAGATTGTATTCCGGAAAGCTTGGATCCGGCGCCCATTCAAGATGAATATGCACCAGTTATATTTGCTCAAGAAACCGTTTCTCATATTGTATCAATTGACATGATGTCAGGGAAG GAAGATCGGGAGAATATTTTGCGAGCAAGGGCGTCCGGAAAGGGTGTTCTGACATCCCCGTTTAAACTACTAAAGTCCAATCACTTAGGTGTTGTACTTACGTTTGCTGTCTATGGCTCTAAGCTTCCTCCAGATGCTACACCCAAACAGCGTACTGAAGCTACTGTCGGGTATTTGGGTGCATCTTACGATGTTCCGTCATTGGTAGACAAGCTTCTTCACCAACTTGCCAGCAAGCAAACTATTGTTGTTAATGTTTACGACACAACTAATGCATCTGCGCATATTACAATGTATGGTACCGATGTTGTTGATACTGGCCTACTACACGTAAGCGGTCTAGATTTTGGGGATCCGCTACGAAAACATGAAATGCACTGCAG GTTCAAGCATATGCCTCCATTTCCTTGGACAGCAATCAATGCATCCGTGGGAGTTTTTGTTATTACCTTGCTTCTTGGACATATATTTCATGCGGCAATAAATCGAATAGCTCAAGTAGAGGATGACTATCGTCGGATGAAAGAGCTCATGGTTCGCGCTGAGGCTGCAGATGTCGCAAAATCTCAGTTTCTTGCGACAGTTTCGCATGAGATCAGGACTCCAATGAATGGTGTTTTAGGTATGCTGCAAATGTTGATGGATACTGACCTTGATGACAATCAGATCGATTGTGCCCAAACTGCTCACGATAGTGGTAAAGATCTTATATCGGTCATAAGTGAGGTTCTCGAACAAGCTAAGATTGAGGCCGGAAGGCTTGAACTCGAAGCTGTAGCTTTTCATCCACATGCTATTCTTGATGAAGTTCTATCACATTTCTCTGAAAAATCCATTGAAAAACGAATCGAG TTGGCTGTTTATGCGTCCAAACAAGTACCTCAAGTTGTCATCGGTGATCCTAAACGCTTCCGGCAAATAATTACCAATCTTGTCGGAAACTCACTTAAG TTCACTCACGATAAAGGACATGTTTTTGTCTCGATTCATCTTTCAAATGAAGTGAAGAATCCACTTCATATCATGGATCCAGTGCTGAGAGAAGGCTTAAACACGAGTCACGACATATCGGAAAGAACATGTAACACGTTGAGTGGATTTCCGGTAGGCAACAGATGGGAAAGCTGGGAAGATTTTAAAAAGTTAAATTTGGCAGAAGAGTCTGAAACTGTTCAACTACTAGTAACGGTTGAGGACACTGGTATAGGAATTCCGACCGATGCACAAAGCCGGATATTCACGCCTTTTATGCAGGCTGATAGTTCTACATCTCGAACATACGGTGGAACTGGAATAGGATTGAGCATTAGTAAATGTCTAGTTGACCTCATGGGAGGAGAAATTGGATTTGTAAGTGAGCCTGAAATCGGAAGTACTTTTTCGTTTACAGGAAATTTCAGAAAAGGAGAAACCGAATCTCGTGATGGAAAGTTGCAGAAGAACAATCCTGAGTTCCAAGGATTGAAAGCTTTAGTAGTAGATAGAAGAAAAATCCGAGCCGAGGTTACACGTTATCACCTGCAGAGGTTAGGGATGTCTGTGGATGTAAATTTTTGTCTATCCGAAACTTGTAACTCAAG TATGTCAACACGACTGGCCATGATTCTTATAGAGAAGGATTGTTGGGACAAGGAAAGTAGTAGCTTATACGAAATCAAGAAACACGTACATAATGGCATCAAAGAGGACCCGTTAAAGTTTTCGAAGATTTTTCTCCTGTCCACCCATCTAAGCTTCGGCGAGCGCAACGAGCTGAAGTCAGATGGTATCGTAGATGATATACTAATGAAGCCTCTTTGGCTAAATGCTTTGATTCGATACTACAGAGAATCCCTTGGAATTGGGAGAAAACAAATCACTAGAAAGAAAGTATCCAAACTTGGAAATTTGTTAATACACAAACGAATTTTGGTGGTTGATGATAATGCGGTGAACAGAAAAGTTGCAGAAGGTGTTCTGCGGAAATACGGGGCCGTAGTTACTTGTGTTGAGGGCGGTAAGGCTGCTCTAAAGATGCTTAAACCACCGCATAATTTTGATGCTTGTTTCATGGATCTCCAAATGCCAGAAATGGACGG TTTTGAGGTGACGAGGCAAATCCGGTATATGGAAAACGAGGTAAATGAAAGAATCGCTTGCGGGCAAGCATTGGCAGAGATGTTTGGCAACAATTCTCATTGGCACACTCCAATATTAGCTATGACAGCTCATGTAACTCCGGCGTCAAATGAAGAATGCAAAAAATGTGGGATGGACGACTACGTGTCAAAGCCATTCGAAGAAGAGCAGCTCTATATGGCAGTTGCACGAGTCTTCAATTTCGGGTCATAG